ATTTCTGAGAGGATTTCTGGGGCTACATAGGTTGGCGTTCCACAGACTGTGAAGATTGGCTCCTTCACTTCCATTGCTAACCCAAAGTCTGCCAGCTTCAGGGAGATGGAACCATCCTTGTTTCTGTGAACCTACATAAAACCAAGTGTATCTTTATGATTTAATTGacattcattttcataaatgatCTTGAACTTACATACCAGTCATCTTTAACCTTGACCTTGTAAATAACCATGTAAGAAgtctttataatatataattccaatggtttaaagaaaaaacctaaaaaaaaaaaaaatgttatgtgcCCCTTGGCACAAACAATGCCTGAATCTGTTAGTTCATATTAATTCTGTCTTTCAgaattgaaacaaaataattttcagatatcAAAATTGCATTcagaaaaagaattaaataacaGGGATATAAATCAATTCATTGTGTAAACATATCAATATCACTCAATAAATATTTCACATGAAAATCATGATGACAGTTTATTCAAGATCCTCTCATTATTAGATTTGttcaatattaatttaaacAGCTCGATCACTGTATGTACGTGTGTATTGAATTCCCTTTTGCATACATACGTGGATTGACATACAAGTTCATAATATCCAATTCAATGGTCCTGATGGCTTATATTGCacacacacatgtacatgtttatagatatatataaacttaataATACAATAAGGTTAGTAGGCTTAAGTTCTCAGTTAACTTTTGTACTATGAGGATAAAAGAGGACATAAATGTGTCTTGATAAGTGAtttgaattgaacatatttttcttGTACTAGTTTACAATTGGGATTGGGCATAAGTTCTGCAACCTAGATCGCCCTTGATTTCCCTCTCGATCATTACCTATACACACAACATAACCTTATATTACTTACCAGGAGGTTCTCAGGTTTGAGGTCTCGATGGACTATTGAGCGCGAGTGGAGGTAGAAAAGGGCATTACATAAATCCTTGACCATACGAGCGGAATCCACTTCCCCAAACTTCACACTCTGAGTAATGGCATCAAACAAGTCCCCACCCTACAAAAAATCAATCGTGTAACAAGTTGAACTGTGGGTAAATATTTGGTGTAAGAATTTGTAAACATTCTACTTCTGTGATGTAAAACAAAGGAAAGTAGGACAAAACAGAAACAGATAAAAGACTTAAGTCGTAAGTACCCTACAAGAAGCACTGCcagataaaaattgaaatatatgtgTTAGTGAATGGTATTGTATTGGATTTTATTTGGTCCATCTCTGTATACCTTTTTCATATCTGAAGCTTAcataaacacattaaaatttcaagaaaaatgcCAACCTTGACAAGTTCCATAACCAGGTAAATTTTGTCTGACGTTTCATACTCCTCGTACAACTTGACAATATTGTGATGGTGACAGTCCTTCATAATTTCAATCTCATTCTCCACCATATGCTCTTTGCCTCTCAGTTTCGGCTTGTCTATCACTTTCATGGCATATTCACCACTACCTGCTTTTAGCTTAGACTGTCTCACTATAGCAAAGTTTCCATCTCCAAGAGTCCTGCCTAGATCATACTTGTTTGTGATGTGTTCATCACCACTCACTTGGCGCTCCAGTTTCGATTTGCGTACAatcttggattttgattttcgcttCTTTTCTGCTTTTTCTTTGTCTTTCAGAGCTGGATCCGTCTTCTCTTTCGTTGCCTTTGGATCTCTTGGCGACTTCTCTTTTGTGACAGCATCTGCCTTCTGATCTCTTGGTGTCTTATCCTTATTGGCAGCTTCTTTACTGTCCTTATCTGGTTTTTCTTTGTCCTCCTTCTCTGCCTTTTCTTTCtccattttctctctctctgcctTTTCTTTCTCTGCTTTAACTCTTTCTGCCTTCTCTGCAGCAGCTTGTCTATCCCGAGCAGCTTGAATAGCTCTTTCTCGAGCTTCCTGTTCTTTCTTCTGCttctctttttcttcttcttccaaTTTCTTCAATCTTTCTTCCTCCTTCTTCTTGCGAGCCTCTTccttttctttctctttctgcTCCTTTATTCTCTTAAACGGATCCTCTGGCTTGTTTGGTACTAAACCTCTCTTCCGCCTTTCTTCATCCAATGCACGTCGCTCTGTTTccatcattttttgttgccgTTTCTTTGTCCTCTCCCGTTCGTCATGGACAGCCTTATCCTTCTCCTGCTCAAGTTTACCAGCCAGTTCATATTCCTTTGGATAATCATTTCTTCGTTTTCCCTTCTCCTGAGGCCTGCCCTTGTAGATGACATATTCTCCATCCTGCTCCCTATTGCTGCCATCACTACCCTCACCAAACCCACTGTCTCTCTTATCAGCATCGTGATCCGCTTGCGTCTGTTTAGCAAGGTTATGACGCTTACGTTTGTTCCTTTCCAGTTCTCGGAGAATGCTTTTGGCCATTGAGCTGTCTGGATACAATTCCTCTACAATATCAACAATGTCTGTCTCAGTAAGAGATTCCCCACCCACACCAATAAACACATCGTCATCACGGAAAAAGTCTGAAATTCCTTGAACCTCCCTCCCACGAATTGAGAACAATTTCTtcactttattgtttttatatttaggTCCAAAGGCCTCGGAAATGTCTGCCATAAGTTGCTCAAAGGACTGAACACTTCTCCTATTGAGGAGAATCTTCACATTGTTTCGGGGTTTGTGTCCATTTCTGACTATCGTCACAACTTTTGGCTTAAGTGGTATGTTATCAGCATTTGGTAGATAAGTGTTTTTATTGGCGTGGCCGAATGTCCGCGCCCATCGTCGATGTGGTTGAGTTCCGTGAAAGAATCGCCCCGGATGGAAGGCATTACTTCCATACATTCCTCTGGTCCTCCCATAGGCTCCTTGAGTTGCTCCAAAGTTTGATTCTGTCTCTCCGAATTCATGGTTATGTGGACGagctacaattaaaaaaaaaacgaaaatatAAATACAGATTTTTCTCTTTAATATTCCAGAGACAGCGGAATTCTTTTTAGCAAATTGCCAAAAGAGCtgcaaaattaattataaaattttaaattgacaCTATAAAATCTTTATCGagttttttttcctcaaattctcaaaataaattgatttaacaAACCAGAAGATTACCTCTGAAAAGTGTTAATAAAAGTttaggaagtacatgtacatatatcaaaacCTTtacagcaaataaaaaaataatgtattaaaTAGATAAGCTTGACTATAAATTGCTTAAcctgcaaatgaaaaaaagcaaatattcttgtttataaGTTTATTGCATGGTTCCCCACTAAAATGATTTAATGTTAGGTAAAAGTTAATGTTAAGAGACCACAGAAGGGGGACATTAACAAAGTTTATGTATCACCAAGATCTGTCATCTGAACAATACATAGAGCACCTACTGGCTTCCTGCTGCAAGAATTTAATTAACCCACATGAAAGGTGTGAAAACTCTTATCACAATATACACAGGGTTGAAAAACCTTGCTGAGAGGAACAACACAATCAATGCCCTTGTCATTGCAGCAAAGGTGGCATGCAAGTCAATTGACTTTATAGACGTAACGCCAGATTATCAGACTTGTAAACACGAAGACAATGCTTGCACTGACAAACCAAgagaaaaaatcatttcattcaaGATCTTGCGAGGACAATATCACCCCCATCACAAATTGAAAGTGTACCGAGACTCCATGAATAATGGAGTAAGCTTATATATTTCAGAAATTGGAATACTTGGTACAACTTCTCTTATTGTTCGGCTTTAATAACATCCTTCATTAAACAGTCAGGTTTGGCGTTTGTATATACCCGAATATCAAAACTGTTGACTCAACTCCAAGTAAACATGAACAATCGGTCTTTGGCACTAAGTGTGACCAATATTTAGAACAAATTTGACCCCATCGGCACACTATATTTATTTCCAGAAAGTTGTATTTTCATGATATAATAAACCCTAAAACTATATATCATTAGATGTACTAGTGCATGTAAGgattttaaaccaaatataATGAAACTCTAAAGgcttaagaattatttttaaattactggtataaaaattttatttcttaaaagatAAATGCAATATTACACTTCAAAATGATTGTCAAAATGcagtaaaatttaagaataattactCGCAAGAGTGTATGTAACGGTGCCACACAGAAATTCAATAGTCTCCCCCTTTTTTCCCCATTTGTGTACATATAATTTCAAGATCCAACCACTTTATACCTGAGCTAAGGGAAAATTAAATGGCAAACCGGTACATGATAAATCAATGGTAAAAAACTATAAATAATTACCATGGTGAAGAGGAGCCTGAATGGCCATCACAGACAAAGATCCAGAATCTAGATGATTCATATCGGCAAAAAAGACCACAACAAATCACATAAAAGATCCATACTGATTCACAGTATCGGTGACTTTAATTCCTACATGCTATATAGCCTTCCCATGAAGCATCACTTCCTTCCTATAGGCTTGGCTGTACCGTTGTCCTTGAATTAATATTGGAAGGAATCCGAGAATCACCAAGTCCCAACTAATCAACAACAATCATCACAATGCGCCTCGACCACTGCATAAATTTGTAACAAAACATGCCCATTTCTGTACCTAGTTCCCATTTAGACCAGCCattgtttgtttaaaagataaatgTTAGCTATTTACGCGATACAAATCTATTAAGTCGCAATATTCTATTCAACTTCATACGTACAACAAAAAATTCACAACATGTTCAATGTGTAGACTTAGTACACCAAACAAGTTTTATGTTtgctttcataaaataaaaaaaaatatagcacagtaaactttacatttaaTGATCTGCACACAGGTAGAACTGCCAatttccattttgaattttaaattctaGAAGGTACACCTGGTGACTTGTGAAATGCCCCTGTCAGTGACTTAAATATAACTTCCCTGTCCAAGAATCATGAAAGTGAGTGAAAAACTCATAAACTCAATCTAGAAtggatattttgtaaaacaaaacataactGCAGAGTCAGACTAAAAAATACTGAGGAGGACTCCACATAAATTACTTTGTTAAAACAGTCCAACCCTTTTCAATTCTACagattgcatttaaaacacttccattttcaagaagaaaaaaatatctttagaaaTAAATTAGCTACTGCTGTAACTTTGAACTGTTTTTTTGGTGGAACCATTTCTGCAGTTGGATTAAACTTGTCAATCTACTGCAGCTCTAAGATTACAGTGTCAGAGCAGTAGTAATTGGTTGCCAGGATATCATTGCTACCACAACAACTAAAAAAGCTAAAAATCGGGGGGCTTAATGGAGGTCCCTACTGGGGTCAACACAATCgactgtaaaataaaacaagaaatctaTGAAAGGATTTACTCTCGAAAAAGGAACACAGGTTCTTGTtcaatattttctcttttactttttttcacCAAGTCAACCACATAAAATTTTCCTTCCATTCGTTGTGGTTTGCTGTATTAACTTATTatggaatatttcaaaatactaAGGCTGCTGCAGGCAAAGGGCTTTGAATTTACAACCTACATGCATATGCTTGGTACTCAATGAATCATGTTCATTAGTAAGAGGACCTCTATTTTGTTAAGTCACAATGCAACATCACAGTAACAACCAGACCCAATCTAACAGAAAGCATATACCCCAACCAAATACTGGGGTCTGTTTAGTATGTCCACTCAGGATTTGCTTTGGGTCTGCTAATGGCAGACCCAGAGCTGACCCAAAGCAGACCCCAGGCTGACCCAGAGCAGACACAGAGTGGACAAAGAAAGTAGACCCCAATTCAAAAGCAGACGGtagctttttttaatttaatatatttttatacaacaaCAGATTGGTACAGTAGTAAACATTAtcaaacattaatttgtaaaccaTGAACAGTCTATATGAAAAAATGATGTAATTGTATCATCAAGTCTAATCACAActgggaaaaaaaacccaaaatatttttacaaggGACGGGCTTACatgtatggcacgccaaattcacaaaaatgagctaaacatagtttcacagtcgataaactaggtttatcagctgttaactatagtttacggatcctaaaGTATAGTTAatgattcgttaactatagtttacatccgtgaaactatatttcacgaatgtaaactatagtttacgaatgattATCATAGTTTATCTATCTGTAaaaaacgttaacaatagattttgctgataaatatagattcacatttgttaactataatttacaatcctaaactatagttaagagttgctaattatagtttcacaaatcgtgaaactacatttatcaaacaaattcacaaaaatgagttaaacatagtttcacagtcgataaactaggtttaacacctgttaactatagtttacggatcgaaAACTTGGGTTaacgacgttaatctatatttcacgtcTGTAAATTATAGTTAACGCGATATTCTATGTTTCACatgtgttaactatagttaacactgaaaacgATCATTTGCGATTGTTAAACATAgcttatctgataaatatagtttcaccaTGATTGTGAATTAACAACTTTAAACTTTAGTTCACCAATGCAAATTgtacatagtttatctgataaatatagtttcacaatcgtgaaactatatttatcaactcTAAACTATACTTTACGAATGTAAACTacagtttacagatgtgaatctaaatttatcagcaaaatctattgttaatgTGTATATTTCCAGACAGAAAAACATAGATTTGcatttgtaaactatagtttacagatgtgaaatatagattaaggtcggtaactatagtttaggattcgtaaactatagttaacagccgataaacctagtttatcgactgtgaaactatgttttgctaatttatgtgaatttggcgtgctttAGATTTGTAAACCTTAGTTTACTGATCATAAAACCCTATCagatcagataaactatgtttaacaaccACAAATGATTGCTTTcggtgttaactatagtttacagatgtgaaatatagattatcgcattaactatagtttacagatgtgaaatacaGATTAACGTcagtaactatagtttacgatccgtaaactatagttaacagtcgataaacctagtttatcatctgtgaaactgtgtttagcatttttgtgaatttggcatGCCATATACATGCTGTATAAAAAAAGATGAGTCTACTTCACACTTTAATGTTTGCATGAAGCAAAGCTACTAGGGTCAGCTTTTGGGGTCTGCTTTGGTGTTAGGTTGTGTCTAGTTGATACTGTATCATCTTAAAACAGCTTCCTCATTTTGTGGCAATTTCCATCCATTAAAACCAAACTGGTACTGAACACATTATTCATGCATTTTCTTGTCAAAATATTGCCCAAGAGAATATTGTAATGGTCTTCCCCATTATAAGGCTACATTAAATCATAGGACACATCCCCTAACCAACAAAGACATTATAAGTTCTCAATAAACTTCCCGTCGATCGAGTCTTATATGTTGTTGATGTTCCTAATTCATATTACATTCATATCATAATTACTAATATTGTCAAAGCTTGGCAGATCTGCAACATACATTGAAGCTACCCAGCTATCTTTGCACAGCTTTCTAGGTTTAGccagaaattgataaaattcatCTTCGCAAACATTAACTCATATTGAATAATTCAATATCTATTGCTACCATCTATTGACCTAATGTGGTTTATATACATCCTTTtccaagcaaaaaaaaatcaaatatgttgCATCAATTTTCTATTGCCAGGAAACTCTAATAATAATGAATGGCTGAGAGGCAACTGATTTTTGAGCAAAAAAACAGCcttaattcttttgaaatatgtaGGTCACTTTAATACAAATTGATATATTGGATAAATTCCTTATGAAACAGGTACATTTACTCGCACTACAACAAATAGATCTTAATTTTGCAAACAAAGGATTTGCAGGCTTTATGGATGTATGAATGAGATGTCATACAGGTATTGACTTCAAATATTGCAAAATCGGAGGTCCAAGGTTTTTTCCAGTTTATAAAACACCTGTCATCTGCACACCAAATCGATGTACAATGTAAAGCTGATTAGAgccaaacaaaatttgaaaattcaaaaagaaGAAGGTCCCTGTTTGAgattattaaaatttctgccATGGTCACGTCGATTTTGGGGCAGAGACCTTTCACAAAATCAAACGTGATTCAAACTTTTCTGCTTTTTACTGACAAGTGTATTGATCAACCTGTACTAGTCTGCCAAATgtgaaaattattcaaaacgTTATGATCCTTAATACATGTTTGTGGCTGAGATGTCTAGCCTTAGGGCATAGCTGTATAATGTATCCGGACAAGTGCATATCAAATCTATAGGCACACTCTTGAGATGTTCTGCTTTCTCACAGAGAATTTACCATTCAAACTGTTCTATACTCTTTTGAAATCTAGCTATCAGAAGAGTTGAGCATGACTCTTCAATTTTAGTCATgaagcaaaggtttatcacttGACAAATCTTTATTGAAATGCGAGATTGAAAATCAacaaacaatttgaaataatttttgttatattgacctgtttcttttaatttaacCAGCATGTTTTCCTCTATAGTTATTCAAGCCTTATATAGATACAAgtaaaggaaaacaaatatGACCACTTTGTATGGGATTTAATTAGTTCATGGTAAACATCAAGTTCTTTAGTGATGTGACATGGATTTTGAATCAATCTTTTTACAGGAACAAGAAATACTGATCATAATGATCAGTTCTACTTTTTAAGCATCTAAAAGTACTATTGTAGATTCCTAATCATAAACATGAGGGATATCAGGCATTTAATTCCGAGAAGCAACCATTTAAGgactcgcttttatttttctgacaattGGGAACTTTATGAAATTATGTCAAGTTTTTAGTTCACACTTTCATATTCTttcgatttgatacaaaaaggCAGACTTGCGGAATCAATAATGTaatgtaaaataagaaatatttgttaaattcttgcaaaataacacatatatctgtggtaaaattcaaattaatggcAATTGCCAGAATAAtcttatatattatcatatcatttcTGTAATAATTGATTCAATCAATTATACTGTAATTGTATTTCCATATCATCAATAACTTACGTGCAGAAGCCGATTTTCCAGCCATTTAGTAGAAAATCTTGTGTGCATCCATGACAATAAAGTACAAATAATTACACAATCAAGGCCAAAAAACTTCTtataaaatcattcattttgGACATCTACATTTCCCTTAATGAATTGATGGTAGCTAGGACCCCTTTCCTTTTCACATAAGACATTATTCCAAAATGCAAACAAATCTTATTCTGCAGCCATCCTACATTAAAGTGCATGCTTCACAGAGAGGTTCTACTATCAACTTGATATTCCCGCTTCAATCTTTAATGGTCTTGACACATGTACCTGTGAAAtcttaatattgattttaaaatttttatcactGATTGTCTCTACCCAAGATTGTTGAATTCAACTGAGACTAG
This genomic window from Magallana gigas chromosome 5, xbMagGiga1.1, whole genome shotgun sequence contains:
- the LOC105333422 gene encoding serine/threonine-protein kinase DCLK3 isoform X5; the encoded protein is MNHLDSGSLSVMAIQAPLHHARPHNHEFGETESNFGATQGAYGRTRGMYGSNAFHPGRFFHGTQPHRRWARTFGHANKNTYLPNADNIPLKPKVVTIVRNGHKPRNNVKILLNRRSVQSFEQLMADISEAFGPKYKNNKVKKLFSIRGREVQGISDFFRDDDVFIGVGGESLTETDIVDIVEELYPDSSMAKSILRELERNKRKRHNLAKQTQADHDADKRDSGFGEGSDGSNREQDGEYVIYKGRPQEKGKRRNDYPKEYELAGKLEQEKDKAVHDERERTKKRQQKMMETERRALDEERRKRGLVPNKPEDPFKRIKEQKEKEKEEARKKKEEERLKKLEEEEKEKQKKEQEARERAIQAARDRQAAAEKAERVKAEKEKAEREKMEKEKAEKEDKEKPDKDSKEAANKDKTPRDQKADAVTKEKSPRDPKATKEKTDPALKDKEKAEKKRKSKSKIVRKSKLERQVSGDEHITNKYDLGRTLGDGNFAIVRQSKLKAGSGEYAMKVIDKPKLRGKEHMVENEIEIMKDCHHHNIVKLYEEYETSDKIYLVMELVKGGDLFDAITQSVKFGEVDSARMVKDLCNALFYLHSRSIVHRDLKPENLLVHRNKDGSISLKLADFGLAMEVKEPIFTVCGTPTYVAPEILSEIGYGLEVDMWAVGVITYILLCGFPPFRSPDRNQTELFEFIKAGEYEFLSPYWDNISPYAKDLIEHLLVVDKKKRYTAIETLSHPWILLNGDMSRPPESSKLDEMRKNTRKELELQAKQSYDSYQKLKEKRKLEQQAAS
- the LOC105333422 gene encoding serine/threonine-protein kinase DCLK3 isoform X8, with the protein product MYGSNAFHPGRFFHGTQPHRRWARTFGHANKNTYLPNADNIPLKPKVVTIVRNGHKPRNNVKILLNRRSVQSFEQLMADISEAFGPKYKNNKVKKLFSIRGREVQGISDFFRDDDVFIGVGGESLTETDIVDIVEELYPDSSMAKSILRELERNKRKRHNLAKQTQADHDADKRDSGFGEGSDGSNREQDGEYVIYKGRPQEKGKRRNDYPKEYELAGKLEQEKDKAVHDERERTKKRQQKMMETERRALDEERRKRGLVPNKPEDPFKRIKEQKEKEKEEARKKKEEERLKKLEEEEKEKQKKEQEARERAIQAARDRQAAAEKAERVKAEKEKAEREKMEKEKAEKEDKEKPDKDSKEAANKDKTPRDQKADAVTKEKSPRDPKATKEKTDPALKDKEKAEKKRKSKSKIVRKSKLERQVSGDEHITNKYDLGRTLGDGNFAIVRQSKLKAGSGEYAMKVIDKPKLRGKEHMVENEIEIMKDCHHHNIVKLYEEYETSDKIYLVMELVKGGDLFDAITQSVKFGEVDSARMVKDLCNALFYLHSRSIVHRDLKPENLLVHRNKDGSISLKLADFGLAMEVKEPIFTVCGTPTYVAPEILSEIGYGLEVDMWAVGVITYILLCGFPPFRSPDRNQTELFEFIKAGEYEFLSPYWDNISPYAKDLIEHLLVVDKKKRYTAIETLSHPWILLNGDMSRPPESSKLDEMRKNTRKELELQAKQSYDSYQKLKEKRKLEQQAAS
- the LOC105333422 gene encoding serine/threonine-protein kinase DCLK3 isoform X2, with the translated sequence MLSAVQMTDTMSRRPYPNMNVSASQTHKDVTDDRYRDLRRPRKVRFFVNGDRYFKGKKLYITPHRYFNFNDLLNDLTGKLPSNLSLPYGVRQIFTPVSGRRVTEIEDLSDGENYVCAGFEGFKTIKYGKAELEPWSVDQTRRIQNARPHNHEFGETESNFGATQGAYGRTRGMYGSNAFHPGRFFHGTQPHRRWARTFGHANKNTYLPNADNIPLKPKVVTIVRNGHKPRNNVKILLNRRSVQSFEQLMADISEAFGPKYKNNKVKKLFSIRGREVQGISDFFRDDDVFIGVGGESLTETDIVDIVEELYPDSSMAKSILRELERNKRKRHNLAKQTQADHDADKRDSGFGEGSDGSNREQDGEYVIYKGRPQEKGKRRNDYPKEYELAGKLEQEKDKAVHDERERTKKRQQKMMETERRALDEERRKRGLVPNKPEDPFKRIKEQKEKEKEEARKKKEEERLKKLEEEEKEKQKKEQEARERAIQAARDRQAAAEKAERVKAEKEKAEREKMEKEKAEKEDKEKPDKDSKEAANKDKTPRDQKADAVTKEKSPRDPKATKEKTDPALKDKEKAEKKRKSKSKIVRKSKLERQVSGDEHITNKYDLGRTLGDGNFAIVRQSKLKAGSGEYAMKVIDKPKLRGKEHMVENEIEIMKDCHHHNIVKLYEEYETSDKIYLVMELVKGGDLFDAITQSVKFGEVDSARMVKDLCNALFYLHSRSIVHRDLKPENLLVHRNKDGSISLKLADFGLAMEVKEPIFTVCGTPTYVAPEILSEIGYGLEVDMWAVGVITYILLCGFPPFRSPDRNQTELFEFIKAGEYEFLSPYWDNISPYAKDLIEHLLVVDKKKRYTAIETLSHPWILLNGDMSRPPESSKLDEMRKNTRKELELQAKQSYDSYQKLKEKRKLEQQAAS
- the LOC105333422 gene encoding serine/threonine-protein kinase DCLK3 isoform X4, which gives rise to MFAPPQLPSRPDPRDKLRCMYSRHPSGRIELVKQQKTETSNTWKNRDVEVIDIGPDPPFLYRRYIWGRQPRPHNHEFGETESNFGATQGAYGRTRGMYGSNAFHPGRFFHGTQPHRRWARTFGHANKNTYLPNADNIPLKPKVVTIVRNGHKPRNNVKILLNRRSVQSFEQLMADISEAFGPKYKNNKVKKLFSIRGREVQGISDFFRDDDVFIGVGGESLTETDIVDIVEELYPDSSMAKSILRELERNKRKRHNLAKQTQADHDADKRDSGFGEGSDGSNREQDGEYVIYKGRPQEKGKRRNDYPKEYELAGKLEQEKDKAVHDERERTKKRQQKMMETERRALDEERRKRGLVPNKPEDPFKRIKEQKEKEKEEARKKKEEERLKKLEEEEKEKQKKEQEARERAIQAARDRQAAAEKAERVKAEKEKAEREKMEKEKAEKEDKEKPDKDSKEAANKDKTPRDQKADAVTKEKSPRDPKATKEKTDPALKDKEKAEKKRKSKSKIVRKSKLERQVSGDEHITNKYDLGRTLGDGNFAIVRQSKLKAGSGEYAMKVIDKPKLRGKEHMVENEIEIMKDCHHHNIVKLYEEYETSDKIYLVMELVKGGDLFDAITQSVKFGEVDSARMVKDLCNALFYLHSRSIVHRDLKPENLLVHRNKDGSISLKLADFGLAMEVKEPIFTVCGTPTYVAPEILSEIGYGLEVDMWAVGVITYILLCGFPPFRSPDRNQTELFEFIKAGEYEFLSPYWDNISPYAKDLIEHLLVVDKKKRYTAIETLSHPWILLNGDMSRPPESSKLDEMRKNTRKELELQAKQSYDSYQKLKEKRKLEQQAAS
- the LOC105333422 gene encoding serine/threonine-protein kinase DCLK3 isoform X3; its protein translation is MLSAVQMTDTMSRRPYPNMNVSASQTHKDVTDDRYRDLRRPRKVRFFVNGDRYFKGKKLYITPHRYFNFNDLLNDLTGKLPSNLSLPYGVRQIFTPVSGRRVTEIEDLSDGENYVCAGFEGFKTIKYGKAELEPWSVARPHNHEFGETESNFGATQGAYGRTRGMYGSNAFHPGRFFHGTQPHRRWARTFGHANKNTYLPNADNIPLKPKVVTIVRNGHKPRNNVKILLNRRSVQSFEQLMADISEAFGPKYKNNKVKKLFSIRGREVQGISDFFRDDDVFIGVGGESLTETDIVDIVEELYPDSSMAKSILRELERNKRKRHNLAKQTQADHDADKRDSGFGEGSDGSNREQDGEYVIYKGRPQEKGKRRNDYPKEYELAGKLEQEKDKAVHDERERTKKRQQKMMETERRALDEERRKRGLVPNKPEDPFKRIKEQKEKEKEEARKKKEEERLKKLEEEEKEKQKKEQEARERAIQAARDRQAAAEKAERVKAEKEKAEREKMEKEKAEKEDKEKPDKDSKEAANKDKTPRDQKADAVTKEKSPRDPKATKEKTDPALKDKEKAEKKRKSKSKIVRKSKLERQVSGDEHITNKYDLGRTLGDGNFAIVRQSKLKAGSGEYAMKVIDKPKLRGKEHMVENEIEIMKDCHHHNIVKLYEEYETSDKIYLVMELVKGGDLFDAITQSVKFGEVDSARMVKDLCNALFYLHSRSIVHRDLKPENLLVHRNKDGSISLKLADFGLAMEVKEPIFTVCGTPTYVAPEILSEIGYGLEVDMWAVGVITYILLCGFPPFRSPDRNQTELFEFIKAGEYEFLSPYWDNISPYAKDLIEHLLVVDKKKRYTAIETLSHPWILLNGDMSRPPESSKLDEMRKNTRKELELQAKQSYDSYQKLKEKRKLEQQAAS
- the LOC105333422 gene encoding serine/threonine-protein kinase DCLK3 isoform X1, whose translation is MLSAVQMTDTMSRRPYPNMNVSASQTHKDVTDDRYRDLRRPRKVRFFVNGDRYFKGKKLYITPHRYFNFNDLLNDLTGKLPSNLSLPYGVRQIFTPVSGRRVTEIEDLSDGENYVCAGFEGFKTIKYGKAELEPWSVDQTRRIQNEILSDHRSTKYARPHNHEFGETESNFGATQGAYGRTRGMYGSNAFHPGRFFHGTQPHRRWARTFGHANKNTYLPNADNIPLKPKVVTIVRNGHKPRNNVKILLNRRSVQSFEQLMADISEAFGPKYKNNKVKKLFSIRGREVQGISDFFRDDDVFIGVGGESLTETDIVDIVEELYPDSSMAKSILRELERNKRKRHNLAKQTQADHDADKRDSGFGEGSDGSNREQDGEYVIYKGRPQEKGKRRNDYPKEYELAGKLEQEKDKAVHDERERTKKRQQKMMETERRALDEERRKRGLVPNKPEDPFKRIKEQKEKEKEEARKKKEEERLKKLEEEEKEKQKKEQEARERAIQAARDRQAAAEKAERVKAEKEKAEREKMEKEKAEKEDKEKPDKDSKEAANKDKTPRDQKADAVTKEKSPRDPKATKEKTDPALKDKEKAEKKRKSKSKIVRKSKLERQVSGDEHITNKYDLGRTLGDGNFAIVRQSKLKAGSGEYAMKVIDKPKLRGKEHMVENEIEIMKDCHHHNIVKLYEEYETSDKIYLVMELVKGGDLFDAITQSVKFGEVDSARMVKDLCNALFYLHSRSIVHRDLKPENLLVHRNKDGSISLKLADFGLAMEVKEPIFTVCGTPTYVAPEILSEIGYGLEVDMWAVGVITYILLCGFPPFRSPDRNQTELFEFIKAGEYEFLSPYWDNISPYAKDLIEHLLVVDKKKRYTAIETLSHPWILLNGDMSRPPESSKLDEMRKNTRKELELQAKQSYDSYQKLKEKRKLEQQAAS